The proteins below are encoded in one region of Equus przewalskii isolate Varuska chromosome 1, EquPr2, whole genome shotgun sequence:
- the LOC139085166 gene encoding uncharacterized protein has translation MPGAAPMDSCPGEEGEALTIPPLRLSEKFHLFVSYSSVDATWTHGLISRLEADHMGLRVCLHERDFTPGRNVLENMAECIHQSQKVLLVLSQDFVQSRWCLLEADLSLFGSCLERKPVVPILLRPCRVPLHLSHLTYLEATDSRFYNKLVQLLCTPNHQVASSPRALRPTSPLYSGKPLLTLNCINRDSLPSWRVGTFSTLVVPDPLKEVLEDPEVYRRAVGILNGVQSPRSCLRYVGCRVTLGILLIFLSMGSIIPPLILGLRPNPPAQHLLLIAANIFFCPLLLVLAVSTLCWFRRFSKRKMREVVLRVGEANLLLAGHSVLMGCETLNKLHFVYVLLGDCRRVFLQASDGEALFREALLQFSCSYACCLAHAHFPLCKDVAGARGHQELGLCFCQFVSLQLKRRGGLGVNPV, from the coding sequence ATGCCGGGGGCAGCGCCCATGGATTCCTGTCCCGGGGAGGAGGGTGAGGCTCTGACCATCCCTCCACTGAGGCTGAGCGAGAAGTTCCACCTGTTTGTGAGTTATAGCAGCGTGGACGCCACGTGGACCCACGGGCTCATCAGCCGCCTGGAAGCAGACCACATGGGGCTGAGGGTCTGCCTGCACGAGCGGGACTTCACCCCGGGCAGGAACGTCCTGGAGAACATGGCGGAGTGCATCCACCAGAGCCAGAAGGTGCTGCTGGTGCTGAGCCAGGATTTCGTGCAGAGCCGGTGGTGCCTCCTAGAGGCCGACCTGTCACTCTTTGGTTCCTGCCTTGAGAGGAAGCCGGTCGTCCCGATCCTGCTGAGGCCCTGCCGGGTCCCGCTGCACCTCAGCCACCTCACCTACCTGGAGGCCACAGACAGCCGCTTCTACAACAAGCTGGTGCAGCTCCTGTGCACGCCCAACCACCAGGTGGCAAGCTCCCCGCGGGCCCTGCGCCCTACCTCCCCCCTCTACAGCGGCAAGCCCCTGCTGACCCTCAACTGCATCAACAGGGAcagcctgccctcctggaggGTGGGCACCTTCAGCACCCTGGTCGTCCCGGACCCCTTGAAGGAGGTGTTGGAGGACCCTGAGGTGTACAGGCGTGCCGTGGGCATCCTGAATGGGGTGCAGTCCCCCAGGTCCTGCCTCCGGTATGTGGGCTGCAGAGTCACGCTCGGCATTCTCCTCATCTTTCTCTCCATGGGATCGATTATTCCCCCCCTGATTTTGGGGCTCCGTCCAAACCCTCCAGCTCAGCACCTCCTCTTAATCGCCGCCAATATATttttctgtcccctcctcctggtcCTAGCAGTCAGCACCCTGTGCTGGTTCAGAAGGTTTTCTAAGAGGAAGATGCGGGAGGTGGTCCTCAGAGTCGGGGAAGCCAACCTCCTGCTGGCGGGCCACTCGGTGCTGATGGGCTGTGAGACCCTCAACAAGCTGCACTTTGTGTACGTGCTGCTGGGGGACTGCAGGCGGGTCTTCCTGCAGGCCTCCGATGGCGAGGCCCTGTTCCGGGAGGCCCTCTTGCAGTTCTCCTGCAGCTATGCCTGCTGCCTTGCCCACGCACACTTCCCCCTGTGCAAGGACGTCGCGGGAGCACGGGGCCACCAGGAACTGGGCCTGTGCTTCTGCCAGTTCGTCTCTCTGCAGTTGAAGAGACGTGGGGGGCTCGGGGTCAACCCTGTCTGA